ggataagtaagaggataggataggatagaggatagaatagaggaaaggataggattgaggatgggatataatagaggataggataggatagaggataggatagaatagaggacaggataggatagaggataggatacgatagaagatacgatattatagaggaaaggataggataggatagaggataggataggatagaggataggatagaggattggataggatagacgataggatacgataaaggataggataggatagaatataggattggattgaggaaaggataggatataggataggataggattgaggataggatagcatagaggataggataagtaagaggataggatagggtagaggataggatagaggaaaggataggattgaggatgggatataatagaggataggataggatagaggataggataggattgaggataggatagaatagaggacaggataggatagaggataggatagaggattggataggatagaggataggatataatagaggataggataggatagaatataggataggattgaggataggatagaatagaggacaggataggatagaggataggatacgatagaagatacgatattatagaggaaaggataggatggaggataggatacgatcgaggatacgataggatagaatataggattggattgacgaaaggataggatataggataggataggattgaggataggatagcatagaggataggataagtaagaggatcggatacgatagaagatacgatattatagaggaaaggataggatggaggataggatacgatcgaggatacgataggatagaatataggattggattgacgaaaggataggatataggataggataggattgaggataggatagcatagaggataggataagtaagaggataggataggatagaggataggatagaggaaagaataggattgaggatgggatataatagaggataggataggatagaggataggataggattgaggataggatagaatagaggacaggataggatagaggataggatacgatagaagatacgatattatagaggaaaggataggatggaggataggataggatagaggataggattggatagaggataggatagaggataggataggatagaggataggatagaggattggataggatagaggataggatacgatagaggataggataggatagcatataggattggattgaggaaaggacaggatataggataggataggattgaggataggatagcatagaggataggataagtaagaggataggataggatagataataggatagaggaaaggataggattgaggatgggatataatagaggataggataggatacaggataggataggatacaggataggataggattgaggataggatagaatagaggacaggataggatagaggataggatacgatagaagatacgatattatagaggaaaggataggatggaggataggataggatagaggatagggttggatagaggataggatagaggattggataggatagaggataggatataatagaggataggataggatagaatataggataggattgaggataggatagaatagaggacagtgaaggaacaggattatgtaaggcgggtgccttacaataaacgctcaaaatcaggcgtacgtgactgagtcgtttatttaccaattgaatgatgtcgcgagagcgtccgaggtggttcaattaaactcacgattcacttgactcgcgattgaacttggGCTGCGGTTTTTacagcgaccggactgcgacACGACTCTAAGtaactcggcggagaatcggctgtgactcTTTCGTgacggtagtctctgccttatattctcgaaaatgcttgtcggctgattggtggaagtccttgcgaggaacttccaccaatccgtgcattttgcataacacgcccacgttccacgcctctcgtgcgtgagaagggtgagcgtgtcgtgctgttaaaaatctaattttggtgatgcagcggggtgtcttccgggccccgtgctaagtgcggtacgtgactgctggcttacgtcaacggacCCAGCTTTCctgggtgatagaaaccaggcacgcgtcgctgggacactctaggctggagacccttagactacccaaaatttatggcgtccacttgcgctattgagttcgtcgctaggaactacaaggacacatctgtccgctaagtggccaaaaacgttaaagacgttttctcacaaatagcgtcttatgctgtgcaaaccataaatctttcttggtgctggtgcgctgaagatttctcttccggcgccccgctagccgctacatcacccccttaccagtgctaacgctatcctaacttaatcctaattaccgggtaatctatacctattcttattgtagctggctatttacaaaatgtacaatatatatacaacgtggcaaggttgtctcacgttccgacctgcaggtagtcaggaaatctaacgcgtctacctgagcgcgtgtggacaggtacctgcgcgggggtcggctcggtcgtcggttgcgagtctttgtatcgtacggtctcgtcaccgtttaccgtgtacgcgggtttaaggcggtcaatggttaccgttgtgtcttttccgggcactcgaatcttgaaattcttcccgttacgcgaaataactgggaaaggtccttcgtacgcgttttgtaatggggtccgcgttgcgtcggtacgaaggtacacgtgggaggcggtcgctaggtctttgtagacaaacactttgttgccaccatgacgcgatcccggcaccggccgaacgtcgcggaagtgttcgcgtaactgcctcaccatgctcgcggggtctcgttgctcgccgtgttggtaaaaaattcggcaggtagccgaacgctctcgccatagacgagctctgccgttgatgccagcaggtcgtcccgatacgctgccctaatacctaaaagtactacgggcaacgcatcggtccaacgttgcgtgccgtggcactttatggcagctttgagctgtctatggaagcgctcgaccatgccgtttgccgccggatgataggctgcagttcgaatatgcttcgcgcctaacaaattgctcaggtgtttgaacaactgcgattcgaactgcctaccctggtccgttgtgatccggatgggggtaccgaatctagccacccatccggcgacaaactctttcgctaccgtttctgcctcgatattggcgatcggaaaggcttcgggccaacgcgtgaagcgatcgacgcatgtgaggcagtatcttttgccgtctgatatcggtagcgggcccaccaaatcgagatggatgtgctcgaatctggcggacggcgctttgaattccgatatcgggctgaagacatgtctactcgttttagcgcgctgacattcggtacaactgcgagcccaagcgcgacagtcgcgttctatcgacggccaaacaaatctctgtttgcagagtttcgcggtggccttgatacctggatgggcgcagttatggacagctgagaacgcgtgtcggcgaaacggtgctgttacgaatgggcgcgcgacattcgttgacacgtcgcaatagacttcgacgtcgctgtcgattaatttgacgcgcttgagcgttaatgaggtgtcggacgcggttaagaacttgtcgacttcttcgtcgttttcttgcgaacgagctaattccgcgtagtctatagtcgacgcgatggattcgattcgcgatagtgcgtccgccacctcattatctttgccgctgatgtgccgaatgtcagtggtgaactggcctacgtaatccagataccgaaactgtcgaggggaacatttgtcggatctctggttgaacgcgaaagtcagaggtttatgatcggtgtatatcgtgaacgaacgaccttcgaccatatgtcggaatttcttaaccgctgtatatatcgctagaagttcgcgatcgtatgcgctgtagttacgctgtgcgggcgacatggatttcgtgtggaaggctagtggcctccacgaatttccttgtcgctgttgcagcgttgctccgatcgcgaaatccgacgcatccaccataatcgcgagatgcgaacgactcgatggatgcgttagtagcgtagcgttggcaagtgcatctttggatgcttgaaacgctgtttccgcttcacctgaccattggatcggggcgttgcctttcgccgtccgaccgctgagcaggtggtgaagcggtgtttgtacagccgcggcgttaggtatgaaccgtctataaaagtttaacataccgaggaacctacggagctgtttcgcggtctctggtttcggaaattcgtttatggcctttactttttcaggtagaggcctcgtgccgttgccgttcacaatatacccgagaaacttgacttcggtagcggcgaatacgcatttgctcgggttgacgatgacaccgtactcgttaagccgctcgaggagttgacgcagatgttccatatgctcgtcttcatcgactgacgctactagaatatcgtctagatacgcatagcaaaaatcgaaaccgcgtaagacggtgtcgatgaagcgttgaaacgtctgcgccgcgttgcgcaaaccgaacggcatgacggtgtactcgtacaacccgaacggcgtcgttaccgcggtcttcggaatatcgcgagggtttaccggtatctggtggtacgcgcggaccaggtctaacgtagtaaacactgtcttccctgctaatgttcgcgcgaagtcctcgatatgtggtatgggataccggtcggggatcgtgcgagcgtttaaggtcctgtaatcgccgcagggccgccatccgttgtccttcttctgcaccatgtgtagggcagaagcccactggcttttagaaggacggatgtgaccccgagataacagttcctcgaactctgcgcgagcgaccttgtacatatcggtggacaatcggcgggtcttacaatacgcgggggtgccgggagtcgttacaatatgatgtacaacatcgtgtttgacttgcctaggagtcgctgtgggtcgggtcacgtcgggaaactgggctagcagctggtggtagcgtgagttccccgcgatggtccggatggagtccgtgaaacccacgacggtgcgtcccgttgtcgtccgcgatgtcgtctggtcgatcaggcgtcgtcgcctgaggtccaccagtagtccgtagcgcgtgaggaagtcggcgccaatgatgggttttcccacgtcggcgatgatgaacctccactggaaggccctccgtagtcccaggttgaggtccatcacgcggatgccgtaggtgccgatcgtcgatccgtttgccgcaaccatctcgtatgacgtcttgctgactcggcctttgacgagtgtgcgtggatacacgcaaaggtccgagccagtgtcgacgaggtattcggtcttcgtcactttgtccgtgacgaagaggcggcaggtggatgttccgtcactggctgccgcggtcagtgtcggagggactcgtttcccgcatacgaacacggctggcggcatttggtggactccttcccaaacctctggtggtaccagcagacgttctccgtcttacccgatgacctggacgaagaccgactccgtcTGGGCGTCCTGCTTCCCTTGTGACTGCAAGGTCGGGATGTTTCGGCGACTCGAAGCTCCAGTCTCTCCAATCGGTCGATCAGGAGTTCTGCCAGGCGGTCGGACTGCGTTGGGGCCGACGTGCTGGCTACCTGGGTTGGCTGCACCTCCGCGTGGATGTGGTCGGCTATCTCGGCCAGCTTGTTTAATGGCAGGTCTGACTGAGCCGAGACGATCGCTCTGGTCACGTTGGGTAGTCTACctgaccacagggtccgcaggaacTCGTCGCTGACTGTGGTACCTGCGAGGTTCCGCATATGGCGTAAGAATTGCGACGGGGTTCGGTCGCCTATTTCCTCCTGCTCCAGCAGCTGTCGAATCCTTTTCCCTTGGGTCGCCGACAGCCTCTTTAGTAGTTCGGACCTTAGTGTCCCGTATTTGTTGGCCTCCGGTGGGTTTATAAATATATCCTGCACCTCCAACGCGTATTTGGGTTCGAGCTGCGAcagtatataataaaattttgtcgtgtcAGCTGTAACCCCGTTTAGGGCGAACTGTGCTTCGATTTGGCGGAACCACAGCTCGGGTTGCTCAGGCCAGAAGGGTGGGATCTTGATGGCGACCTTGCTGACTTCTGGTGTCGTTGTCTCCATTTCAATAACACTGCACTACACGCacttcgagagagaaaaaaaatatgcgcgtgattcgactcagtcaccctgatcacgtcggggtcaccaatgaaggaacagggttatataaggcgggtgccttaggacaagtgttcaaatcaggtgtacgtgactgagtcgtttatttacaataaagagtgatgtcgcgagagcgtccggggtggttcaactaaaaccggcgattcgcttagattcgcggttgaactgtattgcaacttagcaacgaccggactagactctaagtcactcggcggatacgcggctgagtctcgacttcgtgacttcctttcgcgtcggtagtctctgccttatatcatcaaaaatgcttgtcggctgattggtggaagtccttgcggggaacttccaccaatccgtgcattttgcataacacgcccacgttccacgcctctcgtgcgtgagaagggtgagcgtgtcgttctgttaaaaatctaattttggtgatgcagcggggtgtcttccgggcccgtgctaagtgcggtacgtgactgctggcttacgtcaatgggcccagctttcccgggtgatagaaaccaggcacgcgtcgctgggacactctaggctggagacccttagactacccaaaatttatggcgtccacttgcgctattgagttcgtcgctaggaactacaaggacacatctgtccgctaagtggccaaaaacgttaaagacgttttctcacaaatagcgtcttatgctgtgcaaaccataaatctttcttggtgctggtgcgctgaagatttctcttccggcgccccgctagccacTACACTAGTATATTTTGtcacattctggtatattctagtatattcttgtatattatggtatattttggtatattctgctatattcttgtatattctggtatattatgttatattcgggtacgtttcggtaaattctagtacattatggtatattctggtatattcttttatattctggtatattatggtatattctagtatattcgtgtatattatggtatattctggtatattctggtatattatggcatattctggtatattctggtatattctcttatattctggtatattctggtatattctggtatattatggtatattctagtatattcttgtatattctggtatatattagtatattctagtatattcttgtatattatggtatattttggtatattctggtatattcttgtatattctggtatattatgttatattcgggtacgtttcggtaaattctagtacattatggtatattctggtatattcttttatattctggtatattatggtatattctagtatattcgtgtatattatggtatattctggtatattctggtatattatggtatattctagtatattttgtcatattctggtatattcttgtatattagtatattctggtatattctggtatactatggcatattctggtatattcttgtatattcttgtatattctggtatatattagtatattctggtatattctggtatattatggcatattctagtgtgtgctcgtatattttggcatattatggtatattatagtatattatggtatattatggtaaattctggtgtattctggtatattctcttacattatggtatattctagtatattttgtcatattctggtatattctaatattcttgtatattatggtatattctggtatattctggtatattatggtatatactggtatattatgttatattctggtacgtttcggtaaattctagtatattatagtatattctggtatattcttttatattctggtagattatggtatattctagtatatgttgtcatattatggtatattatggtatattctagtgtgtgctcgtatattttggcatattatggtatattatagtatattatggtatattatggtatattctggtgtattctggtatattctggtacattatggtatattctagtatattttgtcatattctggtatattctagtatattcttgtatattatggtatattctggtatattctggtatattcttttatattctggtatattctggtatattcttgtatattctggtatattatgttattttCTGGTACGTTGCGGTAAAATTtataacattatggtatattctggtatattcttttatattctggtatattatggtatattctagtatattcttgtatattctggtatgtattagtatattctggtatattttggtatattatggcatattctggtatatcctggaatattctggtatattttgtcatattctggtatattcttttatattctggtatattctggtatattctggtatattctggtata
The nucleotide sequence above comes from Halictus rubicundus isolate RS-2024b unplaced genomic scaffold, iyHalRubi1_principal scaffold0675, whole genome shotgun sequence. Encoded proteins:
- the LOC143364543 gene encoding uncharacterized protein LOC143364543; translated protein: METTTPEVSKVAIKIPPFWPEQPELWFRQIEAQFALNGVTADTTKFYYILSQLEPKYALEVQDIFINPPEANKYGTLRSELLKRLSATQGKRIRQLLEQEEIGDRTPSQFLRHMRNLAGTTVSDEFLRTLWSGRLPNVTRAIVSAQSDLPLNKLAEIADHIHAEVQPTQVASTSAPTQSDRLAELLIDRLERLELRVAETSRPCSHKGSRTPRR